From the Helianthus annuus cultivar XRQ/B chromosome 17, HanXRQr2.0-SUNRISE, whole genome shotgun sequence genome, the window GAAATCCACATGAAATACTAATATCAGAGGATACTAGTGATGTGTATCAACATTCTCCGGTTCCGGCTGATGACCGGAATTTTCCAAATATTCAGGGAGAATACGGACAGTCCTGCTCCAACAATTATTCTCCGGTAATCGATGGGCATGTGTTGGAAAATGAAGTTAACATTAATACGGTACACTCTCCAATGTCGGCTGAGGATATAAACACACCGTTGATTCACGTCACAAAtgaatttaataataatagtaataattcTCAGGGGTCCACATCAACTAATTCTAATTTGGGCCCAGTGGATACCCCTCCACCACCTCCACAAGTTGGGCCTTCAATTATGGGCGTTAATGATATGGATCTTGGGCTGAGGAGGTTGTTTGATAACGGAACTGTTTTGGAGACCCCACCATCTAAACCAAAAGAATGCAGCCCAGTTGTCCATTCCAAGTCGGTGAATGAGGAGACGGAATCACCGGACCCTTTTAATCTCAGAGAATTACTTCAGCAGGTAAAAGAAAAAGCTCCCATTGACCTAAATATTCCCCCAAAAGATACGGCAGGACCTTCAAGACCACCCTCACCAAATTCGCACCGCACAAGTATCGGCAAGAAGGCAAAATACAGATTCCCGTCAATGAAGATGAAAGACACACTCTGGGTTCCACGAAACGGTGAAAATTCGAAAAACAAAAGCAGATGTTCTGGATCGCAAGGTGGTGACGTTTCATCAAAGGAGTGTGGATCGATGGCTAAGTCAGATAGCTTGGATGTGGAGAGGGAAGTGAGTCTTACTAAGGATGTAGGGGAATGCCTGGGTTTCAATATGGAAGGTAAGGAAGATGATATAAGGAAGCAAGTGGTAGGAGAAAGGGGGTCGAATAATTCCCAATGAATTATCTGTCGTTAAACATCAGGGGGGCGGGCAATCCTCTGAAGGCGGCACACATTAAGGAGTTGATCAAGCATAACAATGTGAACTTTGTGGCAATACAAGAGACACAGCTTACGGATTCGGATAAAATACAGGTAAATTCTTTTTGGGGAAACTCCATCTATGATTCAGAAGCTGTTAATGCCTCAGGGAGATCAGGGGGGCTTCTAAATATCTGGGATTCCTCTATTTTTACCAGAAAATCCTCAGTTACTAACAGGTATTATTTGGCCACTTTGGGGGAATTAAAAAATGGGGGTGGGAATATAAACGTTGTAAATATTTACGCACCGCACGACAACAACCTAAAGAAAGAACTATGGGAAGATTTGTCTAACCTGATGAAGTCACAAACCGGATCCTGGATTTTTTTGGGAGACTTCAATTGTGTCAGGGAACCCAAAGAAAGAAAGAATTCAAAGTTTAATCCTCAGGCAGCAGACAGTTTTAATCACTTTATTCGTACAGAGGGTCTTTCAGAATACAACATGTTAGGGTGTACTTATACCCATAGATCGGATGATGGGAAACGGCTGAGCAAAATCGACAGAATTCTTGTCTGTAGATCTTTTCTATCCAACTGGTCTTCAGCATCTTTGACTGGGTTGCCCAGATACCGGTCTGACCACCGACCTCTACTTTTAAAATGTACAGCTGACAATTTCGGGACCCCCCCTTTCCGTTTCTTCAATTCATGGCTGAATGAAGATAGTCTTCATGGAATTGTGCAGAACTCGTATCTTAAGTATCAACATCCGACCCCCCCTGACAAAATGCTCAGTTATCGGCTGAAGGAAGTTAAATCAGCTATCAAGCCATGGTGCAGGAAGATAAAGTTACGTGATCGGGAAATTATTTGTGACCTCGCAAAGAAAATTGAAACCCTCGATATGAAAGCCGAGACAACTGTCCTTTCGGAGGAAGAAGTTCAAAGTAGAGAAATTTGGGTTAAAAAGATGGCGGAACTGGAAGAAAATAATTTGGAGGACTTAAAACAAAGAGCCAAGGTCAAATGGTTAACCGAGGGCGACGAAAATTCCTCATTCTTTCATGGCATTATAAAAAGTCACCAGAAACATAACAGAATCAATGGTCTCGTTTTCAACGAAACATGGATCTCCCAACCGGAATCACTGAAGGAGGAGGTAAAAAATTATTTTGAGGCTTTGTTTAAAGAAGAGAATCATCACAGACCCACCTTCATTAACAGTGGCTTTAAGGTTCTATCCTTAGATCAGTCGGCCTTGTTAGTTAAACGTTTTTCTAAAGAAGAAATTAAGGAAGCGGTATGGGCTTGTGGGGGAGATAAGACTCCGGGACCTGATGGCTTTACTTTCAGTTTTATTAGACATTTCTGGGAGATCATGGAGGCggattttgtcaaggtattagaTCATTTTTATGTTCATGGGGAATTGAGCCGGGGATGCAATTCGAGTTTCATCACTTTAATACCTAAAGTAAGTAACCCTCAACTTATAAGTGAATTTCGTCCGATCAATCTCATAGGTTGCATATCGAAATTAATCTCTAAAATCCTTGCAATAAGGCTCAAAAATGTGATGGGTTTTCTGGTTAGCGATACTCAAACGGCATATATCGAGGGTCGGAGCATTTTGGAGGGGCCGCTAATAATCAACGAATTAATTTCTTGGTGTAAAAAGTCAAAAAATAAAATGATGTTGTTCAAGGTTGATTTTGAAAAGGCATTTGACTCTATTAGCTGGGATTTCTTAGAATCAACTCTCTCGCAAATGGGCTTCCCTGCATTGTGGAGGAAATGGGTCTCGGGTATCTTATCAACTTCAAGATCCTCCATTTTGATCAATGGTTCACCTTCAAAGGAATTCACCATTGAACGCGGTGTTCGTCAAGGGGATCCTTTATCTCCACTACTGTTTATCCTTGCAATGGAAGCCCTGCACGTTGCTACCATTACGGCAAGTGCAAATGGTTTATTCACGGGATGTAAATTACCAAACGAGGGCCCTATCATTTCACATTTACTCTATGCAGATGATGTGTTATTTGTAGGTGAATGGACGGATGCAAACATCTCTAATCTTTCGAGGTTACTAAGATGCTTTCATCTATCATCTGGCTTAAAAGTTAATTTTTCCAAAAGTCAGTTGTTTGGGGTGGGAGTATCAGACGAGACTGTGGTACAAAAGGCATCGATCTTACAATGTAAAACGGGCAAGCTTCCTTTCATTTATCTTGGACGTCCAGTTGGTGCAAACATGGGGTTAGTCAAGAATTGGAAGCCGATCATTGAAAGATTCGAGGAAAAGCTCACACTATGGAAAGCTCGAACTTTATCATTTGGTGGAAGGGTCACTCTTATTCAAGCCGTACTAGGTAATCTTCCTACCTATTATCTCTCATTATATTGTGCTCCAATTCAAGTGGTGAAACAGTTGGAAAAAATACGTCGCAAATTCTTGTGGGGTGGATGCATGGAAAAGAACAAAGTCAGTTGGGTTCCATGGGTTAAGGTAGTAGCTCCAAAAAACAAAGGTGGATTGGGCATTGGCAGTATCGAATCAACAAACAAAGCTTTGATGATCAAATGGTGTATGCGTTTTAAGAATGAAACCTCCGCACTCTGGGGTAAGGTAATCTCGGCTATACACGGTGGAACAAGAAAATAATTTGCAATCCCCCTAAAAAATTCTCTAGGTGGTGTATGGAAAGCTATTGTGAATATGGGCCGGATTACGGCTAATCAGCCGATAATTGTGGGTGAAAGAATGTTTCCAGATCTGGGTAGAGGGGATAAATCCCTCTTTTGGTTAGATCGGTGGGCTGGAAACAGACCACTTAATGAACTTTTCCCTAACCTTTATGCAATTGAAAGTGAAAAAAGATGCCGTGTTTTGGATCGATACAAACTAAATCAAGGTAACATAGAATGGTTCTGGGGCAGTAGCAATGATTTGTCAACGGATGCAGTTAAAGAGGAATGGGCCGAGTGTTTGGCATTGGTCAGCAGAGTCTCTATTCGGCAAACTCCAGATGTGTGGCGGTGGAAAATGGAAGATAAGTTGGTGGACTTTCAAGTCAGTTTAGTAAGGGAGGAACTTGATGACATAAGCTTAGTCAATGAAACTAAGGTCCTTAATTGGCTGCATTGGATACCTAAGAAGGTGAATTGCTTCCCGTGGAGAGTGGTTTTGGATCGGATCGCAACAAAAGAGGCTCTTCAGATTCGTCGGCTGCAACTGACCTCCGTCAACTGTGTTATGTGCAATGGGGAGCTGGAATCGGTCAATCATCTACTCATCACTTGCGAATGGGCACAACAAATCTGGTCGGTGGTATTTCAATGGATGAAAATTCAACTTCCGAGGTACATTCTAAGTGTAGTGCAATTGTTGGAATTCATTGACTCTTACAAAGGTGAGAAGAAATTCAAAAGGGCGGTGTATACAGTGGTGGCGGCTACTTGTTGGATCATTTGGCGAATGAGGAATGAAGTCATCTTCAAAAACAAATCTCCAACTTTGGTAAAAGCGATTGGAGATATTAAATCTACTTCGTTCTCGTGGGTTTATAATCGGTCAGGGTTATTGGATATGTCATGGGATTTATGGAGGAGTTTTAGTTTGTAGTGTAAGTGTATTGTATTTTTGTTGACTTTTCCTCTTGTTTTGTACTTTGCTTGAGCATCTTGCTTAAGGTTTTTAATACACCGCCtttttaaaaaaaacttattAAATCTTgtgtcttttataatcattacattACTTGTATACCAATAATTTCATTAGTATATATATCAACTTTTTTAAGAATTAGAAGCTTAATTTCAGCTTAACTAATTAACTTAAAAGAAAAAAACCAAGTAAAACACTGGTCTGAAActatttaattattaaaatcaTACGTTTTTGATAATTTAATGATTTTTAGACATCACTgatgaaaaatgagatgaaattCAGTTCGGATTGAAAATGAAATGAAAACTATCCCACAATTCGATTTGACTTTAGATAAACGTCCATAATTATATGCTTGATAAATCAACTGAAGCTAAGAGTTATAAGGGTATGCGGAGTGGATGCGGTAAACCTCGGCAAAGTGAGTTTACCGATTGGTAAACACCGCCGCCAACATAGTTTACCACTCTCAAGTTTACCAATTCGGTGGTTGAATGCCGATGCGGTGAAGTGAGTTTGTGTGTgtggtggggtggggtccatccatctctcaaccaatcacagtttttccttttttttctaaaaaagtttaccactttatcaaatgtctaaactattgccaacacttttcaccaaagtttaaacacttttgcctgattgacatggcgcgctctgattggtcggttttttagtttaccactccaaagtgtttaaccactacTTACACCCTAAGGTGTGATTCACCTCTAGCAATTAGTTGGAGGTTGTTAGGCGTATCATAATTTTTTATGGCTTACTTTTGTAAAGCAAATCTAAAATTTGTCATCTACATAAGATTTTTTAATCAAAACGTAtttgataaaaaataaaataaaaaaaagaaggaGAAGAAGAAGTTTAAACTCAAGTTATTATGTAAAAAAAGGAGAAGAAGATTTTTAAACTCAAgatattaatatataatattttaattcTAAATAGGGTCTAACCCATGGCATGTGTTCTTTGTAAGGCTAAAGAGTGTGGCGATCATGGTTGAGACATGATTCGACAcataggaacatgaatggaaagCTATACCACCCCCTTCCAtaatccaccatggtttgcatggattaaaccatggcaaccatggtcctccttttcatttttcaagtaattatttcctttttctttagccaaagataaattaaaatagaTAAGAGAATAGTGGTTTAGGTCATGACCACAcacttagggtagtggttttggattgtGGATTAGAAGTGGGTGACATGACACTAACGTGAAGGGTCATGGTAATCATGagagtcatgaccacaccctacaACCTAATATATCAATAACGAGATTAGTtaacattatttatttatttatttattatattatatttaaccaTATTAATTAATCTAGAAAATATTTAATGAATTTTAATAAAGTACGAAATGATAGGAGGACTTGAGTTCCTCTGTGAAGACTCAAGTTCGATTCTCATTTGGTGCAAAAAATGAGTGAGgtactggtgggcaatgataggagatccAGGGAAACCTGAGTTCGATtgttgagccaaacgggttttaccagGTAATTTCACCGTCATGCCTACggacgggtgggttaccgggtttccCCCGAAAGTGATGGTGGACAACTCAGGTTACTCTCGGTGTACTCTGTTTATCCAGCGGGTGCCCCGAAAGTACTCGTGTGTGAGTTGTTGGCCGTTAAAGAAAAGTACGAAATGGGCAAAATAGGCTACTATTATATACGAGGTTGATTTCATTGGTAGATGATAGAAATGGGCACATTTTGAAACTCCCTACTTACTTCAAGTTAAAGTGGGTACGTTAGTTACTCTTTTCTATTATATAATGGGATGGTTAAAATTGTGAGTTTCATAGCACATAGCATATGTTAAGAAAAAtttaaaataacaaattaatttcAACTACAAATTTAGTAGATTGAGATTTAATGAAGTTTGGGTTAAAATATACTATCTAAAAATACATTTCATTAGGGCATAATTGTCATTTCCAAATGATTTTAAGACGCATAAACTAAAAACCTTAAATAAGATGGAAAATGAATAAAAGATTAATTTAAATGTCGTATAATTGCAAAACTGAATTAAGGGTTGGGGATAACCTATGATAGTCACTAGTGATATCGCAACCAAGCTCATCTGTTTTTCCGCTCTAATATAAATACCCATCATGACTAGTGATATCGCAACCAAGCTCATCTCTTTCTCGGCTCTAATATGTCACATTTCGACATATTCTGTTGACTCAACCCACCACCCCCACACATGGTTTGTTCCAAATGCCCTTTCAAAAATTAGGTTATATTGGAAAACCCAGTTTCGAAATTGGTTGATTTGTATGAAGGAAAAAGAAAATAGAGGGTTCAAACCTAAAAACTGAGAGATAAGAACATACAGGTGTGAACACATGATTCACCACACTTAGCGTCTCCGACAACTTCACCATCACAAAGATCTTgttcaaagagagagagagagagagagagagagataggcGCAAAGATGAAGACATGGCAgctgtggtgatggtggtttccACTCGCCGTCGGTTTCGATTGTGAACGGCGGGATCACCGCCAACTCCTCTTGCCTTCACCACAATCGATCTAGCCAAAGGCGGGCCCGTATAGTGGGCGAAAGACCGACTCTAAATATACCACCGACGAGTTTGCAGAGCAGTGGCGGAGCTAGCCCATTAACTTAGGGGTAtcccaaaaaaaatatatattaccgtgcaatcatacaataatgaaaaacgataacaaataaagtaaaacaaatacctaatggATTTGTCATCTTCTtgttttcatagcttgaaatcatTCTATCACATTGTCGTTTTTACTTTATCAAAAGTTTCTTTTTCGAACGCACAAACCATAGTATTGTTCAAATATTTCGGGCCATTCGATTATGTAAATCCGTTTTGACAAGCTTTAATTTAAAAAACAgctttcaacggttgcggttaCAACCGGTAAAACCAAAGCTAGCTCCACTACCTGATAAACCAACGGATAAGAACTATGTGTCCCGGTTTCCACCATGACGAGCAAGGTCACTTATTCTATTCAAGTTTGCAAATCTATTATCACCGCTTATAGTGTGACGAAATGCCTCAACATCACCCAAAAGGGTCCCTATTTCTTGTGTAGTAAAATCATACGGATACATTGTAGTAACGCCACTATCTTCATTGGGTCAAACTTGGAAAACCCGTTACAAGGATTTAAACCCGACATATTTTCTTTATCAAACTAGTTGTTACCTCACTAAATCGATTTCCTAATTCTTTAATCACAATAGCACCCCTGTAAGTCCCTAACACGTTTTAACCGAAAAGACGTAGCGGAAATACGAGCCTcaaaaatttctttctttataaCTGATCTAACATACTTGAAAACCGTTTAAAACGACTTCTTTAAAATAAGTACATCGCTCATCTTTAGTTAATGTAACCCTTATAACACATGAATACAAACCACTTGACCACTTCTCCGTACAATCCATGATCTTCAACTCGATCCTCGTCTACTTGTTTCTCATGACGATAATGATGATCCGAATAACCTGCGGTCACCATATATAACTCACACATTAGTAAATGGTGACATCATACATAATTCAATGAATATATAAACGAGCAGTAACCACGTAGCAATCTATCTAAGTATACTACTCCATTATGATGTTCTTCCGAATTCATTCTTTACATCGGGCCTCCAAACTCTGAGAGCCCAACACTTACATATCTGAACTTTCATTTCATTCTCATAGACAACTCATTTAGTATCGTCAATACTCATTTATATTAACACCGTACATACCTTTATACGAATCTCACTTATTTAGAAATGTTTGTTTTATTAACATGAATGCATCTGAAAAATAAACGTACATCACGCAATGCTTTAAAATGGTTAAAAATTGTTAGAATAAGTCAAGGAGTTGGCAATAAGAATGTGGTGGAATGTGACCACTtgaaaatagaaataaaattaaTTAAGGGAAATATACATAGTATTTCAActgatattataaaataaaataataaaaaaatacaattttcaAAGATAGTAAACTAAAATTCCTTATTACTGCATACAAAGCCTAAGAATAAATGAAAATTGTATTTCTCAAGGGTTGTGCTAAATTTATCCTACATTAATATTCCTCCATTTTttgcaaacaaaaacaaaaaaaaaatccctTAATTTGATGTTTCGACGGAGGATATgatgaaaaattgaaaatttaagaTAGAGGATACGATTTACCATTCCCATCTTTTCAAATTATTTTCCTCATATTGTACCTCCAACATCATGTTTATCATCTACTTCTATTTACCCAGTGACAAGACAACTGAGTTAATATCATCATTTGTACTTGTGAAAGCTGTACATATTAACCTTTTACTCTCTTGAAAGAAATGTTTCACATCCACAATTTCATCACTAACTAGTATAATAGCGTATCGCATTCAGGGGCGAAGTATAGGGGATCGTCCGATCCCtcaaacttttcgctcagtacTGTTATATATTTAGTTTTTGTatagaattttttgggtatacacgttttcgaccccccccccccccggttctatagaaatttttgggtatatccgttttcgaccccccgtcaTTCGGGTCAAACTTCGCCACTGATCGCATTACATCGTATATGCTTCATCTCCAAAAATATTCAGAAATCTTTCAGATTCTTTACATCGCATTACATCGTATAGGGGGGGGGGATCGTctgaccccccgaacttttcgctcagtagtgttatatatttagttttcgtatagaattttttgggtatatacgttttcgaccccccggttctatagaattttttgggtatatacgttttcgaccccccggttctatagaattttttgggtatatacgttttcgaccctccgtcattcgggtcaagcttcgccactgatcgCATTACATCGTATATGCTTCTTGGCTTCATCTCCAAAAATATTCAGAAATCTTTCAGATTCTTTACAATTATAAAACATACTAAACTTGTTCAACTTGTGATATTGCTAGGCCAAATGAGTTGTCATTGCATCTATTCAATTTGTATATATATCACCTTAGCCCTGAACATGATTCAACAATCACGCATGCAAAAATGTAATGTGTACCACTGtaatgcaacaaataatagaccaaggatagtagctgagctggttaggcaaaagggttgaagggttcaactttgcctaacgcaggtcgtggggtccccccacatTTGCAAGatgtggagagaggttcactagatTGGTTTTGTTGTTTGCTAAGTATCCTCCTCTAAAGTATGTTCAGATTCGGATATATGAGCAAAaggaatgtgtgtgttgaatgtgaaagAAAGTGACTTGCATGGAGCAAGTACTCGAAGAGAATGACCAGAGATTTCAGGAATTAGAGCTGGCCCCTGGAATGTCTTGCACATGTCACTTTTATAAGGAGAGCCTTAGCCCAAAGGGGAATGTGTTGACTAGTGAACATGCTTGTGGTGGGggacttaccctttcggggggttgaagccttttgacctgCGAATAAAAGAGTGTATTATGTGGATCCGTGTTACTTTTGTGGCTGGTGAGTTGGTGAAGCAATCCAGAGATGTGACCTTCTACTGTTCCCGTATTGCTTTATCTCAACTCCCCGGGTTTTCAACCTTTGCACCATTTAACCTTTTGAGCATTCACGTATTTAAGTCATttttatttggtcttgggctacccccgtcatctgCCCCctaagtcagaggtttttgggaaatgagctcaaagacttctgacttttatacaTGTATCTTACTGCCTAAAGGCTTCAAGGGTTCAAAACTTGAAGGGTTGGAAACGGTTGAGGTTTTTGAATTTTAAAAACTGAcaactgatttgattgatgtgtgGCAGTTTATAGGTCGGCGGTTTTTGCAGGGAGTGGTTTAATGACTATTGTTTAATCATAACTTTTATTTGGGCATTATCTTCTTTTATTATTGAAGACAAACAATAATTTTTCACTTTCCCTTCAAGTTTTCTCTGCATTTTCTTTCCATCCTTCAGGTTAGTTCCGGTTTCTCTTATTTCCTTattttcttcttattttcttCAAATGGGTGCTCGTAAGGATTTGGCAAAATCCTTTTCTCGATTAACCCAAGAAGAGATAGAACTGTTTTGCATGGAATATGGTATTGGGACCAAGTTTAAACCAACTGCTCCTGCTTGTGACGTTCCGATTGATAAATGTCTGGCAGGTTCTGTTGCTCTTTATTGTCATCATTTTGAGTTTTCGAACCTCTGTCATCCGTTTTCCCTCTTTGTTTTAAATCTGTTGGAGTATTACCGAGTCTCCTTTAGTCAAATTatccgaagggcatggctagggttttacatttcgAAGTTTTGTGTCGTGCCCTTAGTTATGATCCTCCACTGTTGCTTTTTCGTTGGTTTTTCCGTTTGGACAAAAACGGTGATTGGTTCACCTTTGAAACGTTCAAGGTTGATGCTTGTCTTATTTCTTCCATGGTTACCACTCTTGGTACTTGGAAGGatcgttttttctgggtttctgattcTATTGTCCCCTTCAAGATGGTGTGGAGGcacccggatgctgttctcaatgaaccgAAACCCTCTGAATCTGATTTGAATGGCGCTTTTCTCAAAGCCATCCGAGAGTGCCCTtcaagggttcgtccctttcctgaaCATTTGCTAGTTCTGTTAGGGGTTAGTAAAGTGTGGGAAAAGGCCAATCGGGATCCGGTTCGGATGAGGAATGGCATGGGTATGCATTTTTCTTTTTTACTCCTTTTGTGTTTTCTTAATTTATGTCATATGTGCTTTTTGTTTTGTGGTTATTTGCAGTCATGTCTGCACTTGATTTCATAAAAAGTGACGATACTTCTGATGTTGCGTTTGAGGATGTTCCAGTTGTCCCTGATGAAAATGTTGTAGTTAAGGATgctgagcaaaggtttgagggtacTGGGTATGTCAGTGTCTCCAATGTTAAGGGTTTTTCTAAGCCTGTTGCTCCCAAGGCTTCAACCCGTCGATCTACTCGCCGTTTACTCAAGGGtgctcctcaatccacttctactgaaccagtggagttgagtgatgatattgaggCTTCTGAAGATCAAGGTGTTGAAGTGGGTTCTGAGAAGGAAAAGAAGTTGGTTGTTCATGGGAAGAAGAAGACTCCGGCCAAGAAGGTTATGGCTACTCCTGTTCAAGGTTCTTCGAGCAGGGACGTTGAAGTGTTGGATCCAGATGAGGTTTATGGGCCTGGTTGGTCGGTGAAGGTTGATGATAGTTTtaaggatgctgctgtttgtgaagatgTGTTAAGCCACATTGCTCCTCCCTCGGTTCATAACGccattgctgagatggatgatgacatGATGTTGTCCCGTATGATTTTGAGTACTTGcaaccttgctgccatgcttcctTAGGGAGTTGCTCGTTTTCGTAAGAGGATGCATGAGTATGAAGAATTTTCTAAGAAGAAAGTGAAAATGAAATCTTCAATGGCTGCAATGAAGAAAGAGATAGGTGGGTTTGCTGAGAAGGAAGCTTGGTCAAAAAGGTTGGTGAGTTGACCAGAAGGCATGAAATTGAGTTGGGTGACCTTAAGAAAAGCTTTGAGGCTGATCGGTTGAAGCTAAAGGCTGATAGGGAGGCTGTGTCTGTTTAGCAGAAAGCCTTTGATGAAGAGAAGGAAGGCTTAAAAGCTTTGGTTGCTCGAGCTACCAGTGATAACCAATGGTTGATTGAGCAAGGTTTCCAGCAAGTTGTTACTTACCTTCTTCACTCCAACGAGTTCAATTCCGCTCTTGGTGAAGTTTACACTAAATTGCTCAACTTGGGGAAACATCAAGGTCTCATCGCTGGTTACAAGCTTCATGAATCCGGTCATTCTTTGGAAAAGTCTCCCTTATTTCGTCCTGAAGCTTCTGAGGTCTTCAAAAGTTCTGTTGAACAGATGGAGAGGCTGACCTACCCGTATGTCAACCAAGTTTCTActtgttttggtaagcctctTATTGTCTTGCAGGAGCTAAAACCGTAGGGCCTTAATGAAAAAGTCTGTGCTGAAGTCTTGGGTTCCCTTTCAAGAAAGCGATCTTACTCGGGAGATAGTGGAGGACCTGATGCTTCGAAGGATGTAAGCTTGGAGGCTTCAGCagtaggtggtgatggtggtgtgaAAGCTAAGAAGTTAAAGAAAGCAAAGAAGGTTAAAGGTGAAAGTTCTGGGGTTTCCAAGCCTCCTACTGATGCTTGATGGtcattcgtagctttcttagcacctTTGAAAACAATTTGTGGTTTGTATGTTAACTAAAACAATATTAGGTTTtacaggaacccttaaggttcttGTTATGTGGTTGTGGTTAGGCCCGTATGGCCGTTTGAACAATTTTTAAGTTTACAAGTCGCTAGGGCTTGTTCTAACTTTTCTTTGGATGTTTGGAAGTTTCTAAGGCTTCCCTTATTATGCTATTATGTTTAACTATTTGTCTTGTGTTGTGTTTTTTATGCTTTTGCCTATTTTATTAAGGCAGCTTGGTTGGCTTTAAGCCTTCAAGCTTTCTGGCTATCCCGTATGTAGGTTGAAGCCCTTAAGGCTTTGAGTTGTCACGTATGTAGCTTGAAGCCTTTAAGGTTTCTTAGTTTTGTTACTTGGCTTGGTTTGTATCTTTGAGTTTTCTATAACTGTTTCGTTCAAGTTGTTGCATTATTCCTTAGGTTATTTCTTTTTCTtgtagctttgtctttgtcaAGTTTGTGTTGCCTTTATGctttttataccttaaagggttcagtgctgcagtcacttatgcttggtatttttaacaagaagacatagcacctatcctatttattttcttgttttcatttgatttcgtaagcctgtttgttgattatttttctaaggcttaaggaacatttggtgtaggctgttcaaacccgtctatgagacaactttgttttcaataataagtctcatggagttgtattgatttaggaactcaccccttatataggttcattcaaaccttgaacctattgagcgatgtggcctgggagctcatccccttacatggcccttgcaaTGGAGtgttttg encodes:
- the LOC110924000 gene encoding uncharacterized protein LOC110924000 yields the protein MGRITANQPIIVGERMFPDLGRGDKSLFWLDRWAGNRPLNELFPNLYAIESEKRCRVLDRYKLNQGNIEWFWGSSNDLSTDAVKEEWAECLALVSRVSIRQTPDVWRWKMEDKLVDFQVSLVREELDDISLVNETKVLNWLHWIPKKVNCFPWRVVLDRIATKEALQIRRLQLTSVNCVMCNGELESVNHLLITCEWAQQIWSVVFQWMKIQLPRYILSVVQLLEFIDSYKGEKKFKRAVYTVVAATCWIIWRMRNEVIFKNKSPTLVKAIGDIKSTSFSWVYNRSGLLDMSWDLWRSFSL